The following coding sequences lie in one Anomaloglossus baeobatrachus isolate aAnoBae1 chromosome 7, aAnoBae1.hap1, whole genome shotgun sequence genomic window:
- the NUDT1 gene encoding oxidized purine nucleoside triphosphate hydrolase produces the protein MFRSKLLTLVMVVQPQRILLGMKKRGFGVGRWNGFGGKVQQEETIEEAAKRELWEESGLTTDTLQKIGNIKFEFIGSTELMDVHIFRADDFRGEPTESEEMRPEWFSLDKIPYDGMWPDDYIWLPLLLQKKKFLGYFKFEGHDTILDYTLEEVDDV, from the exons ATGTTCAGATCTAAGCTGCTCACTCTGGTGATGGTGGTCCAGCCACAGAGAATACTGCTGGGCATGAAGAAACGTGGCTTTGGTGTCGGCCGGTGGAATGGGTTCGGTGGTAAAGTACAGCAAGAAGAAACAATCGAGGAAGCTGCAAAAAG GGAACTCTGGGAAGAGAGTGGCCTGACAACCGACACCCTCCAGAAAATCGGAAACATCAAATTTGAGTTTATTGGCAGCACAGAGTTAATGGACGTCCACATCTTCCGAGCAGATGACTTTAGAGGAGAACCAACTGAAAGTGAAG aaATGCGTCCTGAGTGGTTCTCACTAGACAAGATCCCTTATGACGGCATGTGGCCCGATGACTACATATGGTTGCCCCTCTTGTTACAGAAGAAGAAATTCCTGGGTTATTTCAAGTTCGAGGGACATGATACAATTCTGGACTATACCCTGGAAGAAGTAGATGATGTTTGA
- the MRM2 gene encoding rRNA methyltransferase 2, mitochondrial — MAAAVTRLCWAPQCLRSLHMSVGVQKAKTGAEQLWLARQRRDPYVKTAHAQNYRCRSAFKLLEMDKEQKILQPGHHVIDCGAAPGAWSQVLVDKVNSLGKDPAARVGFVLGVDLLHINPLEGAVFLPKCDLTDPATHRKISALLPSGQADVIVSDMAPNASGIKDLDHQRLVSMCLSLLDLSDSVLRPGGSFLCKIWDGGESDLIRDKLRQRFQLLRTVKPKASRMESAEIYLLGKSHRNKRAAN; from the exons ATGGCGGCGGCTGTGACCCG CCTTTGTTGGGCACCACAGTGCCTCCGCAGCCTGCATATGTCTGTAGGGGTGCAGAAGGCCAAGACGGGGGCAGAGCAGTTATGGCTTGCCAGGCAGCGGAGGGATCCCTATGTAAAGACCGCACATGCTCAaaattaccgatgtcgcagcgcctTCAAACTGCTGGAGATGGACAAGGAGCAGAAGATCCTGCAGCCGGGGCACCACGTTATAGACTGCGGTGCGGCCCCCGGGGCCTGGAGTCAGGTGCTCGTGGACAAAGTAAATTCCTTGGGAAAAG ACCCTGCAGCGCGTGTCGGGTTCGTCCTGGGGGTTGATCTTCTTCACATAAATCCGCTGGAAGGAGCCGTGTTCCTCCCTAAATGTGACCTTACAGATCCTGCCACCCATAGGAAAATCTCCGCGCTCCTCCCTTCCGGACAGGCTGACGTCATCGTAAGTGACATGGCCCCCAATGCCAGCGGCATCAAAGACCTGGATCACCAGAGACTTGTCAGCATGTGTCTGTCTCTACTGGACCTGTCTGACTCCGTCCTGAGACCCGGAGGCAGCTTCTTGTGTAAGATCTGGGATGGCGGAGAAAGCGACCTAATAAGAGACAAGCTGCGGCAGAGATTCCAGCTCCTGAGGACTGTGAAGCCTAAAGCCAGCCGGATGGAGTCCGCAGAGATCTATCTGCTGGGGAAGTCGCACCGCAATAAAAGGGCGGCAAACTGA